A window from Chrysemys picta bellii isolate R12L10 chromosome 2, ASM1138683v2, whole genome shotgun sequence encodes these proteins:
- the LOC101950039 gene encoding small ribosomal subunit protein uS2 isoform X2, with the protein MSGGLDVLQMKEEDVLKFLAAGTHLGGTNLDFQMEQYIYKRKSDGIYIINLKRTWEKLLLAARAIVAIENPADVSVISSRNTGQRAVLKFAAATGSTPIAGRFTPGTFTNQIQAAFREPRLLVVTDPRADHQPLTEASYVNIPTIALCNTDSPLRYVDIAIPCNNKGAHSVGLMWWMLAREVLRMRGTISREHPWEVMPDLYFYRDPEEIEKEEQAAAEKAVTKEEFQGEWTAPAPEFTAAAAAPAPQPEVADWSEGVQVPSVPIQPFPTDWSAQPATEDWSAAPTAQATEWVGTATEWS; encoded by the exons ATGTCCGGAGGTCTCGATGTCCTGCAGATGAAGGAGGAGGATGTCCTCAAATTCCTCGCTGCAGGAACCCACTTGGGAGGCACCAATCTAGACTTTCAGATGGAACAGTACATCTACAAAAGGAAAAGTGATG GTATTTACATAATCAATCTGAAGAGGACTTGGGAGAAGCTCCTATTAGCAGCCCGTGCCATCGTTGCCATTGAAAACCCAGCTGATGTGAGCGTCATCTCTTCCAGAAATACTGGACAG CGTGCTGTTCTGAAGTTTGCTGCTGCCACCGGCTCTACACCAATTGCTGGACGTTTCACCCCTGGTACCTTCACAAATCAGATCCAGGCTGCCTTCCGTGAGCCGCGCCTTTTGGTGGTTACAGATCCCCGGGCTGATCATCAGCCATTGACTGAGGCATCTTACGTTAACATCCCAACCATTGCTCTGTGCAACACAGACTCCCCACTGCGCTATGTGGATATTGCTATTCCATGCAATAATAAG GGGGCCCATTCAGTGGGTCTGATGTGGTGGATGCTTGCCCGTGAGGTCCTGCGTATGCGTGGCACCATCTCCCGTGAACACCCATGGGAGGTCATGCCTGACCTCTACTTCTACAGAGATCCTGAGGAG ATTGAAAAGgaggagcaggctgcagctgagAAGGCAGTTACCAAGGAGGAGTTCCAGGGAGAATGgacagccccagcacctgaattcactgctgctgctgctgctcctgcccctcagccTGAGGTGGCAGATTGGTCTGAGGGGGTGCAGGTACCATCTGTGCCAATCCAGCCATTCCCAACTG ATTGGAGTGCCCAGCCTGCCACTGAAGACTGGTCTGCAGCTCCCACAGCACAGGCCACTGAGTGGGTTGGGACTGCCACTGAATGGTCTTAA
- the LOC101950039 gene encoding small ribosomal subunit protein uS2 isoform X1 produces the protein MSGGLDVLQMKEEDVLKFLAAGTHLGGTNLDFQMEQYIYKRKSDGIYIINLKRTWEKLLLAARAIVAIENPADVSVISSRNTGQRAVLKFAAATGSTPIAGRFTPGTFTNQIQAAFREPRLLVVTDPRADHQPLTEASYVNIPTIALCNTDSPLRYVDIAIPCNNKGAHSVGLMWWMLAREVLRMRGTISREHPWEVMPDLYFYRDPEEIEKEEQAAAEKAVTKEEFQGEWTAPAPEFTAAAAAPAPQPEVADWSEGVQVPSVPIQPFPTEDWSAQPATEDWSAAPTAQATEWVGTATEWS, from the exons ATGTCCGGAGGTCTCGATGTCCTGCAGATGAAGGAGGAGGATGTCCTCAAATTCCTCGCTGCAGGAACCCACTTGGGAGGCACCAATCTAGACTTTCAGATGGAACAGTACATCTACAAAAGGAAAAGTGATG GTATTTACATAATCAATCTGAAGAGGACTTGGGAGAAGCTCCTATTAGCAGCCCGTGCCATCGTTGCCATTGAAAACCCAGCTGATGTGAGCGTCATCTCTTCCAGAAATACTGGACAG CGTGCTGTTCTGAAGTTTGCTGCTGCCACCGGCTCTACACCAATTGCTGGACGTTTCACCCCTGGTACCTTCACAAATCAGATCCAGGCTGCCTTCCGTGAGCCGCGCCTTTTGGTGGTTACAGATCCCCGGGCTGATCATCAGCCATTGACTGAGGCATCTTACGTTAACATCCCAACCATTGCTCTGTGCAACACAGACTCCCCACTGCGCTATGTGGATATTGCTATTCCATGCAATAATAAG GGGGCCCATTCAGTGGGTCTGATGTGGTGGATGCTTGCCCGTGAGGTCCTGCGTATGCGTGGCACCATCTCCCGTGAACACCCATGGGAGGTCATGCCTGACCTCTACTTCTACAGAGATCCTGAGGAG ATTGAAAAGgaggagcaggctgcagctgagAAGGCAGTTACCAAGGAGGAGTTCCAGGGAGAATGgacagccccagcacctgaattcactgctgctgctgctgctcctgcccctcagccTGAGGTGGCAGATTGGTCTGAGGGGGTGCAGGTACCATCTGTGCCAATCCAGCCATTCCCAACTG AAGATTGGAGTGCCCAGCCTGCCACTGAAGACTGGTCTGCAGCTCCCACAGCACAGGCCACTGAGTGGGTTGGGACTGCCACTGAATGGTCTTAA